A region from the Acyrthosiphon pisum isolate AL4f chromosome A1, pea_aphid_22Mar2018_4r6ur, whole genome shotgun sequence genome encodes:
- the LOC100160721 gene encoding UDP-glucuronosyltransferase 1-1 isoform X2: MLRSMFICSVLCIAACAIVTRAANILAFMPLPIKSHFRGFQPLFEELAHRGHNVTVASSFPLDRPIVNYTDIGPFVNKERVRNVMDLVHMNFVTSVKVKWELGIRFSDVIMSHGNMKKFVQSNSNSFDLVMIETFSQEYTIAMGHKFNAPVINLAPSMPWVSISKWLHNPSTFSYIPDVCMKSTGDMGFVNRLKNTITGLMQSYVENYFYLPKMKEAMNKHFKYEGWESRPPLEHMLKNVSLTLVNSNYAIGVPRPYLPGIVEVGGMHLTTPKSLPENLQTFLDFADEGVIFFSFGTLVNLNDLPKEKLNIFLSVIQKLKQKIILKWIPPNDSVKLSENIMTGSWFPQNDILAHPNVRLFITHGGLHSIEETVSNAIPIVGIPFFADQYLNMKIAEEKGYGKLVNFFEMTEELFENAIKEVLSNVMYKEMVKIQSQIFKDQPMKPLDRAVYWVEYVIRNGGAKHLISDSSELNENFLDVTHMKLHFREQHA, encoded by the exons ATGTTGCGGAGTATGTTTATTTGTTCAGTTTTATGTATCGCAGCCTGCGCCATAGTCACAAGGGCGGCAAATATATTGGCATTTATGCCGTTACCGATTAAAAGCCACTTTCGCGGATTTCAACCATTGTTCGAAGAGTTAGCACACCGAGGACACAATGTAACGGTAGCTAGTTCATTCCCTCTAGATCGTCCAATTGTCAACTACACGGATATAGGGCCATTTGTTAACAAAGAAAGAG tgAGGAATGTAATGGATTTAGTGCACATGAACTTCGTAACGTCGGTTAAAGTGAAATGGGAACTTGGCATAAGATTTTCTGATGTAATCATGTCGCATGGGAACATGAAAAAGTTCGTCCAATCGAATTCGAATTCATTCGATTTGGTCATGATCGAAACTTTCAGTCAAGAGTACACAATCGCAATGGGCCACAAATTCAACGCCCCCGTCATAAATCTTGCACCGTCGATGCCCTGGGTCAGTATTAGCAAATGGCTGCACAACCCTTCCACATTTTCATACATACCGGACGTGTGTATGAAATCAACAGGTGATATGGGTTTTGTCAACCGTTTAAAAAACACCATAACTGGGCTCATGCAGTCTTATGTGGAGAATTACTTTTATTTACCTAAAATGAAGGAAGCGATGAACAAACACTTCAAGTATGAAGGTTGGGAGTCCAGGCCTCCACTCGAGCATATGTTGAAAAATGTGTCCCTAACACTGGTAAATTCAAATTATGCGATTGGTGTACCTAGACCGTATCTTCCCGGTATCGTCGAAGTAGGTGGAATGCACTTAACAACCCCGAAATCTCTACCCGAG aatcttcaaacttttttagattttgcaGATGAAGGggtaatatttttcagttttggtacgctagttaatttaaatgacttgcccaaagaaaaattaaacatttttcttagtgtcattcaaaaattaaaacagaaaataattctaaaatggATACCTCCTAATGATAGTGTAAAGCTATCTGAAAACATTATGACTGGTTCATGGTTTCCACAAAACGACATTTTAG CACATCCAAACGTTAGACTATTCATAACCCACGGAGGATTACATAGCATAGAAGAAACCGTTAGTAATGCAATACCTATAGTTGGAATACCATTTTTTGCTGACCAGTATTTAAACATGAAAATAGCTGAGGAGAAAGGTTATGGTAaacttgtaaatttttttgaaatgactgaagaattatttgaaaatgctaTCAAAGAAGTACTGTCGAATGTGAT gtataaagaGATGGTAAAGATCCAGAGTCAGATATTCAAAGATCAACCAATGAAACCTTTGGATCGAGCTGTTTACTGGGTCGAATATGTTATTCGAAATGGTGGAGCTAAACATCTTATAAGTGACTCATCAGAGTTAAACGAG aattttttggACGTAACACATATGAAACTCCACTTTCGCGAGCAACATGCCTAA
- the LOC100160721 gene encoding UDP-glucuronosyltransferase 1-1 isoform X3, with protein sequence MLRSMFICSVLCIAACAIVTRAANILAFMPLPIKSHFRGFQPLFEELAHRGHNVTVASSFPLDRPIVNYTDIGPFVNKERVRNVMDLVHMNFVTSVKVKWELGIRFSDVIMSHGNMKKFVQSNSNSFDLVMIETFSQEYTIAMGHKFNAPVINLAPSMPWVSISKWLHNPSTFSYIPDVCMKSTGDMGFVNRLKNTITGLMQSYVENYFYLPKMKEAMNKHFKYEGWESRPPLEHMLKNVSLTLVNSNYAIGVPRPYLPGIVEVGGMHLTTPKSLPENLQTFLDFADEGVIFFSFGTLVNLNDLPKEKLNIFLSVIQKLKQKIILKWIPPNDSVKLSENIMTGSWFPQNDILAHPNVRLFITHGGLHSIEETVSNAIPIVGIPFFADQYLNMKIAEEKGYGKLVNFFEMTEELFENAIKEVLSNVMYKEMVKIQSQIFKDQPMKPLDRAVYWVEYVIRNGGAKHLISDSSELNENLHIQWRNLIMRGPC encoded by the exons ATGTTGCGGAGTATGTTTATTTGTTCAGTTTTATGTATCGCAGCCTGCGCCATAGTCACAAGGGCGGCAAATATATTGGCATTTATGCCGTTACCGATTAAAAGCCACTTTCGCGGATTTCAACCATTGTTCGAAGAGTTAGCACACCGAGGACACAATGTAACGGTAGCTAGTTCATTCCCTCTAGATCGTCCAATTGTCAACTACACGGATATAGGGCCATTTGTTAACAAAGAAAGAG tgAGGAATGTAATGGATTTAGTGCACATGAACTTCGTAACGTCGGTTAAAGTGAAATGGGAACTTGGCATAAGATTTTCTGATGTAATCATGTCGCATGGGAACATGAAAAAGTTCGTCCAATCGAATTCGAATTCATTCGATTTGGTCATGATCGAAACTTTCAGTCAAGAGTACACAATCGCAATGGGCCACAAATTCAACGCCCCCGTCATAAATCTTGCACCGTCGATGCCCTGGGTCAGTATTAGCAAATGGCTGCACAACCCTTCCACATTTTCATACATACCGGACGTGTGTATGAAATCAACAGGTGATATGGGTTTTGTCAACCGTTTAAAAAACACCATAACTGGGCTCATGCAGTCTTATGTGGAGAATTACTTTTATTTACCTAAAATGAAGGAAGCGATGAACAAACACTTCAAGTATGAAGGTTGGGAGTCCAGGCCTCCACTCGAGCATATGTTGAAAAATGTGTCCCTAACACTGGTAAATTCAAATTATGCGATTGGTGTACCTAGACCGTATCTTCCCGGTATCGTCGAAGTAGGTGGAATGCACTTAACAACCCCGAAATCTCTACCCGAG aatcttcaaacttttttagattttgcaGATGAAGGggtaatatttttcagttttggtacgctagttaatttaaatgacttgcccaaagaaaaattaaacatttttcttagtgtcattcaaaaattaaaacagaaaataattctaaaatggATACCTCCTAATGATAGTGTAAAGCTATCTGAAAACATTATGACTGGTTCATGGTTTCCACAAAACGACATTTTAG CACATCCAAACGTTAGACTATTCATAACCCACGGAGGATTACATAGCATAGAAGAAACCGTTAGTAATGCAATACCTATAGTTGGAATACCATTTTTTGCTGACCAGTATTTAAACATGAAAATAGCTGAGGAGAAAGGTTATGGTAaacttgtaaatttttttgaaatgactgaagaattatttgaaaatgctaTCAAAGAAGTACTGTCGAATGTGAT gtataaagaGATGGTAAAGATCCAGAGTCAGATATTCAAAGATCAACCAATGAAACCTTTGGATCGAGCTGTTTACTGGGTCGAATATGTTATTCGAAATGGTGGAGCTAAACATCTTATAAGTGACTCATCAGAGTTAAACGAG AACTTGCACATACAGTGGCGCAACTTGATAATGAGGGGCCCATGTTGA
- the LOC100160721 gene encoding UDP-glucuronosyltransferase 2C1 isoform X1, with translation MLRSMFICSVLCIAACAIVTRAANILAFMPLPIKSHFRGFQPLFEELAHRGHNVTVASSFPLDRPIVNYTDIGPFVNKERVRNVMDLVHMNFVTSVKVKWELGIRFSDVIMSHGNMKKFVQSNSNSFDLVMIETFSQEYTIAMGHKFNAPVINLAPSMPWVSISKWLHNPSTFSYIPDVCMKSTGDMGFVNRLKNTITGLMQSYVENYFYLPKMKEAMNKHFKYEGWESRPPLEHMLKNVSLTLVNSNYAIGVPRPYLPGIVEVGGMHLTTPKSLPENLQTFLDFADEGVIFFSFGTLVNLNDLPKEKLNIFLSVIQKLKQKIILKWIPPNDSVKLSENIMTGSWFPQNDILAHPNVRLFITHGGLHSIEETVSNAIPIVGIPFFADQYLNMKIAEEKGYGKLVNFFEMTEELFENAIKEVLSNVMYKEMVKIQSQIFKDQPMKPLDRAVYWVEYVIRNGGAKHLISDSSELNEVQYFVLDISLILLVITGLIIWLCYLIKANMISKKLNTE, from the exons ATGTTGCGGAGTATGTTTATTTGTTCAGTTTTATGTATCGCAGCCTGCGCCATAGTCACAAGGGCGGCAAATATATTGGCATTTATGCCGTTACCGATTAAAAGCCACTTTCGCGGATTTCAACCATTGTTCGAAGAGTTAGCACACCGAGGACACAATGTAACGGTAGCTAGTTCATTCCCTCTAGATCGTCCAATTGTCAACTACACGGATATAGGGCCATTTGTTAACAAAGAAAGAG tgAGGAATGTAATGGATTTAGTGCACATGAACTTCGTAACGTCGGTTAAAGTGAAATGGGAACTTGGCATAAGATTTTCTGATGTAATCATGTCGCATGGGAACATGAAAAAGTTCGTCCAATCGAATTCGAATTCATTCGATTTGGTCATGATCGAAACTTTCAGTCAAGAGTACACAATCGCAATGGGCCACAAATTCAACGCCCCCGTCATAAATCTTGCACCGTCGATGCCCTGGGTCAGTATTAGCAAATGGCTGCACAACCCTTCCACATTTTCATACATACCGGACGTGTGTATGAAATCAACAGGTGATATGGGTTTTGTCAACCGTTTAAAAAACACCATAACTGGGCTCATGCAGTCTTATGTGGAGAATTACTTTTATTTACCTAAAATGAAGGAAGCGATGAACAAACACTTCAAGTATGAAGGTTGGGAGTCCAGGCCTCCACTCGAGCATATGTTGAAAAATGTGTCCCTAACACTGGTAAATTCAAATTATGCGATTGGTGTACCTAGACCGTATCTTCCCGGTATCGTCGAAGTAGGTGGAATGCACTTAACAACCCCGAAATCTCTACCCGAG aatcttcaaacttttttagattttgcaGATGAAGGggtaatatttttcagttttggtacgctagttaatttaaatgacttgcccaaagaaaaattaaacatttttcttagtgtcattcaaaaattaaaacagaaaataattctaaaatggATACCTCCTAATGATAGTGTAAAGCTATCTGAAAACATTATGACTGGTTCATGGTTTCCACAAAACGACATTTTAG CACATCCAAACGTTAGACTATTCATAACCCACGGAGGATTACATAGCATAGAAGAAACCGTTAGTAATGCAATACCTATAGTTGGAATACCATTTTTTGCTGACCAGTATTTAAACATGAAAATAGCTGAGGAGAAAGGTTATGGTAaacttgtaaatttttttgaaatgactgaagaattatttgaaaatgctaTCAAAGAAGTACTGTCGAATGTGAT gtataaagaGATGGTAAAGATCCAGAGTCAGATATTCAAAGATCAACCAATGAAACCTTTGGATCGAGCTGTTTACTGGGTCGAATATGTTATTCGAAATGGTGGAGCTAAACATCTTATAAGTGACTCATCAGAGTTAAACGAGGTACAGTATTTTGTGTTAGACATATCATTGATATTGCTTGTAATAACTGGACTGATAATATGGTTGTGTTATTTGATAAAGGCAAATATgatatctaaaaaattaaatacagaatag